Within the Solibacillus silvestris genome, the region TATTGTGAAGCGGATTAAGAATGGAACATTGTAAAGGGTTCCGGTTCGCGTAAGGGTAAAAATATTAATTGAATTGATTACATGCCAAAACACTCAGTATTTTTTGAACTGAGTGTTTTTTATTATCTACTCTCTAATAACTCGAAGTAACTGCAATCCATCAGATGGATTTCCACTATATCCCGATATCCAACGAGGGTAGGGACTGAAATATGATAATATAGGCCTAACCTTGTATTAAGGAGGATTATTTTGAATAAGTTCGGCAGAGGGATAGTAGCATTATTAGGAATTTTGCTTACTATAATTTCAAGTATTATATCAAGTGTGAATTTCTTTGATTTGAGTGGTGGTAAAGGCTTAAATACAGAAAAGATAGAAAAGAATATAGAAAAATTAAAAGGCTATTCTTGGTTTAATGAAGTATATAAAATGGAGGAGCATCAGCGTTCATTCTATGTAAGCTTAAAAATTAGAAAGTACTTACAAAGTTCTATGCGTGTAAATAGATTAATTCGTTGTGAAAAAGAGCGAGTAAAGTTTATTTTAATGTTAGAAGAAGTGGCCCGACTACGTAATAAATGATTATTTAAATTTACCTTGTGAACTGGTTGTTAAAGAATAAATTTAGACGGAGGAAAGGCACATGAAAAAAATAATTCTCTTTAATCTATTATTTTGTATAGTTGCTGTTTTTGTTGCTTTCAATTATTTTAATATTAAATCTCGAAGCGCGGTTGTATTCAATTATGTGGAAGGCTATATGGAGACTAACTATGGGATTGATGGGGAAAATATAATTTTAGTAGAAAACAATTTCCGAAGAGGAATGGGGTTGTTTGAAATAGAAGTTAAGGATAAAGTTACGAATACCTATTACTTTTTTGAAGTCGATATTAGAGATGACTATTCATTAATATATATTAGAGATCTTTCAGAGTTACATCGTAAAAATCAGGCTGATAATAAAAGGTGATAGTGGGGGGAAGAGAAGTGATCAAACAAATTTATGCTTTTGAAAGCATACAGGATTTTGAAAACTATAAAGACGAAATTCAATTATTAAATAACAATTTGAATATGTATAAAGAATTGTTAATTAACCAATTTGAGCTCATAGAGTTACCTAAAACAATTGTTTGGACGAGCAGTAAGAATGCTACTACCGTATTTTCGCAAGTTCCTGTGCCTGCCTATACTAATCGGGAAACAATTTATATGTCGCCAAGTGTTAGCGAATGGAAGGCGTTTTACCTTTCGCTATTCGATGGTGAGGAATTAGAGAAAAGTGATGAAATTCAGTACATAAAAAATTATTTCCAATCACTGACGATCGATGACGTTTTTTGTATTTTAGCACATGAATTAACACATCATATTGAACTCTTTCCTGATGAGTTTGAAGATGAGCGCAATAACAGTATTTGGTTTGAAGAAGGGATGTGTGAATATCTCTCTCAAAGAATGACATTATCGGAACAGCGATATAATGAATTAAGGAAAAATGAAAACTTATTGATTAAACTATTTAAGCCAAAGTATGGCGGCTTTTCATTAGACGATTTTGGAGCAGGTAGTTATCATCAAACATCGTTAGCTTCAATTATGCTCAATTATTGGAGAAGCACCGTTGCAATTCATTTTTTAGTAGAATGTCGCTATGAAGGCGACGTAAAAAAGGTATTTAGCAAATATGAAGAATGGCATGAAAAAGGGCGACAGCAACCTTTAACTGAATATTTTGGTGTGGAGAAATTTTAAAACCAACTATCGGTGGAATTCATGATGATGAATTTCGCCTTTTTACTTAATAAAGTGAAGGTGTGTCCGTTTCACTAAATAAATAATCTGTTTGTGCTAATATATTCAATAAGTCTTTGCTTTAGGAGGTTCACATGAATTTGATCGCGCAACATCCTTATATTAAAGTAGAAAGAACCGTGACAAGTACTGAACAGTTTGAAATTGTACATGACCGGATCATTTATTTATACAATGATAAAGTCGTTACACAAAATAGAGTGTTTCCGATTAAAATTGTAATGGATTTTTCGTACCGGGAAATTGCAAAGCAGGGAGGGATCCTTTATTTACATACGCTACAAGGTGTATATACGTATATCGTGAAATCCTCACCTGAAGCTTTCATCAATGCATATAGAGAATATTTTAAGTAAATGCAGTATTTGAAGAATTAGTTTTTTGTGGTAGGATATAGGCGGTGGCCGATTATATTAGACTTATTTGGATTTACTATTCCAGTGCATAATGAGGTGGTGGGAAGTTTGTTATATTTAACGCTGTTAGTAGGCTTGGTTTTGATCGTAATGACAACGAAGCTTACTCAGAAATTTAATCTTTCAGGCTTTTGGTTAATTGTTGGGCAAATTAGCGCATCATTGATCATTGTTTTGTTTGGTGATCTTGAAGTTAGTTATATTAATCAAATTGAATTAGGATTATTAGCGATTCCATTTTCTTTATTATTCCTAGTAGGGTTTTCTAATGTGATGAATATCGAAAAAGAGCAACAACCATTAATCTTGCTGTTGCCATGTATTTCATTACTTTGTCTTTCCATAGCGGCTTTGTTGATGGGTTATACATTTGCTTCAATTTCCGGACTATTTGCTGTGTTAACTATTATGTTGTGTGCTTCTATTTCAGGAAAAAAAACTTTAGGAAGAACCTTTACTACATCTATAGGTTTTGTAATTGCAGTACTGTCGTTGTCTTTACTTAAGCTTTCTTTTATCACAATTTACATTCCAATTTTTACTTTGGCATTACCGTTAGTAATTTATCTTTTCTTACAAAATAGATTAACTAGCGCACAGTCAATGATCATTAGCGCTTCAGTAGCTGTTTTGTTTGGTTTACTGATGTTTGTAATTCCCTTTAATATAATTTGGGATTTGGTAGTTGGGGCAACTGTTATTTTGGCTATTTCCCAATTCTCCCGTAAGTATCGATTTATTTAAAATTCATTTGGCGCGATTCTGTAATTGGAATCAGCGCTTATTTATTTTCTAGGGTGAAAATTTTGTACAAATAATCCTATGTAATTTTAAAGAATATAAAACTAAAGAAAAAAGAAAGAAGGTAACTGATGGGTATACTATTCGCTATATTGTTTTTCGTTGGTCTCTTTGCTATATATGATTTGATTAGAAGAATGAACAATAATATTCTGGAACAGACGGAAGAAATAAAGAAATTAAGAGAAGAAATAAATCAAAGAGATTATAAATAATCTAAAGCACTCTTGGACAATGTTTTATCAAAATAAAAAATATAAATTCTTGTAGGGGGTTCTATCTTGCAACTATTAAATTTTACGAAAGATAAAGCGAAACCAGTTTTGAATTATAATTCAATTTTCACTACCTATAATAAAATTATAAAAACTGAAACGCCCACAAATTTTGGATTTATTTATGTCGAAGCTAACGGTTTAGTAGGTCGTCATGAAGCACCTGTTCCACAATTGTTTATCGTGATTGAGGGAGAAGGTTGGGTTCAGGGGAAAAGCGACGAGAAGGTAAAATTGCAAATGGGTGAAGCTGTCTTATGGGAAAAAGGAGAAAGTCACGTTTGTGGTAGTCAAAAAGGTTTCACTGCTATTGTTATACAATCAGTAGAGTTACAAATATAGTATGGCCATAATTTTAGGAGGTAAAGAGTGAAAAATATACTGGGTTTAATAATGGGGTCTATAGCAGGTTGGTTAATATGGGGATATTTTACAGATGATTTTTCAGTAGAAAGGTTTTTCATGTTTTTAATGGGAATCATTATAGGGTATTTATTCGGTAGAAGTAAACCAAAAGGCGAAAGGACGATTTAGGAACTTCATTCCAGGATTAGGGGGTATGTATTCAATGGAGGAATTAACAATGAAAAGTATTTGGCAAGAGGAAAACGACTATTATAAATTAGGGCGGTTAAAAGATGAGATGGTAAAAAAAGCAGAAGAATTATTAAACATAAAGCTGCCTAATTCCTACATAAATATTTTGAAACAACAAAATGGAGGTTATATAAAATTTAATGCATACCCAACTAATATACCGAACTCTTGGGCAGAAGATCATGTTAATGTTGAGCACATAATTGGGATTGGATTGGGTATGGATAAAGGGATATTGCAAAGTGAGTATTTGATCCAAGAATGGGAACTACCTAATAATGTTGTATTGATTTCTGGGGACGGCCACTCATGGATAGCTTTGGATTATAGAATTAAAATGACAGAACCTCCTGTAATTTTTATTGATACTGAAGAAGAAAAGATTATTGAACTTGCTCCTAATTTTGAAGCGTTTTTAAATGGGTTAACAGTAGGGAATAATAAAAGCTTAATTTCACACCAAGAATAGAAATGGTTTTAGGTGTATAAATATAAGTGAGGTGCAAATGAAAAATCTGATTTTATTTCTCTTTATTCTTTCTTTAAGTTTTATCGTTCTAGGGTGCATTAATGAAAAACAGGTAGATCCAGTAGATTCTTTAAGTGAATTAGAGAAAGTATATATGGAAATGCGGGAAATTGCTTGGGCAAGTTTGAGCGATACGGATAAAGAAACCGTGATGGGGAATTGGAAAGATGCGAAAGTAACTGAGGAACAGCTCAGCGTTAATGGTGAAGTACTCCCAGATAATAATCCAATGAAAGTCATGAAAGTAATATTTAATACATCTCGAGACAGATTTCTGGGACCGATTGGCATCTATATAAATTCCGATACTAATAAAATAATTAGTAAAGACATAAGAATGTAAATACCTCTAAAACAACCCTCAGGATAAAGCTTATCCGTTTATCAGAAAAATAATTCAGGAGTGCTTTACTTTAAGAAGCATTTTCATCAATTGGGCGAGATTCTTAAACAAGAATTAGCGCTCAATTTTCATTTATGGGTACAAAATGTAGGAGAAATGTTATGAAGTGCATTGAATTTAAGAGAGGATAAAGTAGCGGATTACAAAATCCCTATTGACTATGTATATTTCATATCTAACAATAACCTTTATGCAGAAGCTGATTCGTCAGACTAGAAGGTGGAATAAAACGTGAGAAGAACGGAAAGAAGACAGCAACAAAAATTAACCGGGAAGATATGGAGTATGGTTAAAGATAAAAAAATAATGGTGAAGCTTATAGCAGTGGGTTCAGTATTTT harbors:
- a CDS encoding nitrite reductase codes for the protein MNKFGRGIVALLGILLTIISSIISSVNFFDLSGGKGLNTEKIEKNIEKLKGYSWFNEVYKMEEHQRSFYVSLKIRKYLQSSMRVNRLIRCEKERVKFILMLEEVARLRNK
- a CDS encoding histidine kinase produces the protein MKKIILFNLLFCIVAVFVAFNYFNIKSRSAVVFNYVEGYMETNYGIDGENIILVENNFRRGMGLFEIEVKDKVTNTYYFFEVDIRDDYSLIYIRDLSELHRKNQADNKR
- a CDS encoding UDP-N-acetylmuramyl pentapeptide phosphotransferase; the protein is MLYLTLLVGLVLIVMTTKLTQKFNLSGFWLIVGQISASLIIVLFGDLEVSYINQIELGLLAIPFSLLFLVGFSNVMNIEKEQQPLILLLPCISLLCLSIAALLMGYTFASISGLFAVLTIMLCASISGKKTLGRTFTTSIGFVIAVLSLSLLKLSFITIYIPIFTLALPLVIYLFLQNRLTSAQSMIISASVAVLFGLLMFVIPFNIIWDLVVGATVILAISQFSRKYRFI
- a CDS encoding cupin, translating into MQLLNFTKDKAKPVLNYNSIFTTYNKIIKTETPTNFGFIYVEANGLVGRHEAPVPQLFIVIEGEGWVQGKSDEKVKLQMGEAVLWEKGESHVCGSQKGFTAIVIQSVELQI
- a CDS encoding tRNA U-34 5-methylaminomethyl-2-thiouridine biosynthesis protein, which translates into the protein MKNILGLIMGSIAGWLIWGYFTDDFSVERFFMFLMGIIIGYLFGRSKPKGERTI
- a CDS encoding SMI1 / KNR4 family protein; protein product: MKSIWQEENDYYKLGRLKDEMVKKAEELLNIKLPNSYINILKQQNGGYIKFNAYPTNIPNSWAEDHVNVEHIIGIGLGMDKGILQSEYLIQEWELPNNVVLISGDGHSWIALDYRIKMTEPPVIFIDTEEEKIIELAPNFEAFLNGLTVGNNKSLISHQE